A genomic region of Leptospira barantonii contains the following coding sequences:
- a CDS encoding formate hydrogenase yields MGTEFSYLILLLLGVVILLENRLKRLVLLLAFQSVFLLVPLFEEGGYGTHSLFLAGMIVLFKVVLTPWILFWTARRTNSVESTFPKVGYIPTFALLLVGALVGFLILGFTKFRFGEVNQMSFLYTFLILYVGMVGFVVRRHWVGVIASFAVFENGTFLLTQILRTELPLGIEFGSFLDAVFIIGAAATLRISMEGSSENEKEEVSA; encoded by the coding sequence ATGGGAACAGAATTCAGTTATTTAATTCTTCTTCTTCTCGGAGTCGTCATCCTTTTGGAGAATCGTTTGAAGAGACTCGTACTTCTTCTCGCGTTTCAAAGTGTGTTTTTGTTGGTTCCTCTTTTCGAAGAAGGCGGATACGGAACTCACAGCTTGTTTTTGGCGGGAATGATCGTACTCTTTAAAGTGGTTTTGACTCCGTGGATCCTTTTCTGGACCGCACGCAGAACCAACTCCGTGGAATCTACGTTTCCGAAAGTGGGATACATTCCTACTTTCGCGCTTCTTTTGGTCGGGGCGCTCGTGGGTTTTCTTATATTAGGTTTTACTAAATTTCGATTCGGTGAAGTAAACCAGATGTCCTTTCTTTATACGTTTTTGATTTTATACGTGGGAATGGTCGGTTTCGTGGTTCGACGTCATTGGGTCGGAGTGATCGCTTCCTTTGCGGTTTTTGAAAACGGAACGTTTCTTTTGACTCAGATTTTGAGAACGGAACTTCCGTTGGGGATCGAATTCGGTTCCTTCTTAGACGCGGTGTTTATCATCGGTGCCGCGGCGACTCTGAGAATTAGCATGGAAGGTTCTTCCGAGAACGAAAAAGAAGAGGTGTCCGCATGA
- a CDS encoding NADH-quinone oxidoreductase subunit H, with protein sequence MEIILKYIDPVIRVLAFITLPFLCGGLVQKIRSYAQGRVGAPVLQIFYDTLRMIRKKPVDGPFSGFFTEASPLIACLSGLVVWSLASFEWGSFLLIPFLIGIMRFALLAYSVENGTSFAGMGAAREVILYVFCEPIMILVLVVFESHLVFNANFASLAFGGLFLLGTSLVILAELAKPPFDDPRTHLELTMVHEAMLLEASGSRRALFEMAQQFKTAALFLFVAKMGVYHGEFFLSRSVSPFWLDVVAILGALFVSVCVGYIEANSTRRKWLWVPELLGLNFIFMLFLGILLKLG encoded by the coding sequence ATGGAAATTATTCTTAAGTACATTGACCCAGTAATCCGAGTTCTGGCGTTTATCACTCTTCCGTTTCTTTGCGGAGGACTCGTTCAAAAAATACGATCCTATGCGCAAGGAAGAGTGGGCGCTCCCGTTCTTCAGATATTCTACGATACCTTGCGGATGATTCGGAAAAAACCTGTGGACGGTCCGTTCTCCGGATTTTTTACCGAAGCGTCCCCGTTGATCGCCTGCTTATCCGGACTTGTCGTTTGGAGTTTGGCTAGTTTCGAATGGGGATCGTTTCTTCTCATTCCGTTCCTAATCGGAATCATGAGATTCGCGTTACTCGCTTATTCCGTTGAAAACGGAACTTCTTTTGCGGGAATGGGCGCGGCAAGAGAAGTGATTCTCTACGTGTTCTGCGAGCCGATCATGATTTTGGTTCTTGTGGTATTCGAATCGCATCTCGTTTTTAATGCGAACTTCGCGAGCCTTGCGTTCGGCGGTCTTTTCCTTTTGGGAACTTCACTCGTGATCCTTGCCGAACTCGCAAAACCGCCGTTTGACGATCCGAGAACACACCTCGAACTTACGATGGTTCACGAAGCGATGTTGCTTGAAGCGTCTGGAAGCAGAAGAGCTCTTTTTGAAATGGCGCAACAGTTCAAAACCGCCGCGTTATTCCTCTTTGTCGCAAAGATGGGTGTTTATCACGGAGAATTTTTTCTAAGCCGATCCGTTTCGCCTTTTTGGCTCGACGTAGTTGCGATCCTTGGAGCGCTTTTTGTTTCCGTTTGTGTCGGTTATATCGAAGCGAACAGTACGAGAAGAAAATGGCTCTGGGTTCCCGAGTTACTCGGCTTGAACTTCATCTTCATGCTCTTCTTGGGCATTCTTCTCAAGTTAGGTTGA
- a CDS encoding proton-conducting transporter membrane subunit — protein sequence MIILSYLIVAMSLIAPFLVGKVLGKNFFGQDTAIFIGLTLQGILGIITSVYVYGYEHRKRTTVLLGYAVFFLSTGLCYLVGKTLWLVLFWELSTVSAFLLYQGGKWTPNSIKSFIALVVAGGVGAFCFTYWIYSPEGEFGNIFLVAGLLVKAAFFGFHFWLPEAHSGSPAHASAAYSGVLVNLPLILFHQLVAPWLGNTVYIKILIPLAGFGVLWAGLSSLFSRDAKKAIAYSTVENMNFLFLCILLSALWKDSEVENLRVLSRSFSFLFILSLIHHSISKTFQFLSIGYLTKISGFSNVDQNTGVGRISGIPTSLLSLGTISFLAIPGTTGFLSEATFVKLVAGVLEIPGQSAILVLPLLILVSSGLVLGAAGHLRIFLGMVISRPRTNWPEHKPSRSVYYSLFLSGILILIVSLGVSAYTVYYSPTTEWLDEKWYKGLAIVNFIGLGMILLVGILGFRTKISKRKLWDCGGNYGGADVAIPSDGISDPLFPSLGRYFTNEEGNSRLDEGILHGIIKFLNTFKTRVNEADEESISINLAFSSVTVVILLFLIIGLKLVEGDLWKLFLSTLTQ from the coding sequence ATGATCATTCTATCTTATCTGATAGTCGCAATGTCCCTTATCGCGCCTTTCCTTGTGGGAAAGGTGCTCGGTAAGAATTTTTTCGGACAAGACACGGCCATATTCATTGGTCTTACTCTTCAAGGAATCTTGGGGATTATCACCTCCGTTTATGTTTACGGGTACGAACACCGTAAGAGAACCACGGTACTTTTGGGTTATGCGGTTTTCTTTCTCAGTACGGGACTTTGTTATTTAGTAGGAAAGACTTTGTGGTTGGTTCTCTTTTGGGAATTGTCAACGGTAAGCGCTTTTCTACTTTATCAAGGCGGTAAATGGACTCCGAACTCGATCAAAAGTTTTATCGCGTTAGTCGTCGCGGGTGGGGTCGGAGCGTTTTGTTTTACGTATTGGATCTATTCACCGGAAGGCGAATTCGGAAATATTTTTTTGGTAGCCGGTCTTTTGGTGAAGGCCGCTTTTTTTGGTTTTCACTTTTGGCTTCCCGAAGCTCACTCCGGATCTCCCGCTCACGCGTCGGCCGCTTATTCCGGCGTTTTGGTGAATCTTCCTTTGATTCTTTTTCATCAACTCGTCGCGCCTTGGCTTGGCAATACGGTTTATATTAAGATCTTGATTCCTCTTGCGGGATTCGGAGTTCTTTGGGCCGGACTTTCTTCGTTGTTTTCAAGGGATGCGAAGAAAGCCATCGCTTACAGTACGGTGGAGAATATGAACTTTCTGTTTCTCTGCATTCTTCTTTCGGCGTTGTGGAAAGACAGCGAAGTGGAGAATCTAAGAGTGTTGAGCAGATCCTTCTCGTTTCTGTTTATTCTTTCCTTAATCCATCACAGTATCAGCAAAACGTTTCAGTTTCTTTCGATCGGATATCTCACAAAAATATCAGGTTTTTCTAATGTAGATCAGAACACGGGTGTGGGGAGAATTTCCGGAATTCCGACTTCTCTTTTGAGCTTGGGAACGATCAGCTTTCTCGCGATTCCCGGAACGACCGGATTTCTTTCCGAAGCCACCTTCGTGAAGTTAGTCGCCGGCGTTTTGGAAATTCCGGGACAAAGTGCGATTCTCGTGTTGCCTTTGTTGATTCTCGTTTCTTCCGGTTTGGTTTTGGGCGCGGCGGGTCACTTGAGAATTTTTCTCGGGATGGTCATTTCAAGACCGAGAACGAACTGGCCCGAACACAAACCCTCCCGTTCCGTTTATTATTCCCTGTTTTTGAGCGGGATTTTGATCCTAATCGTTTCCTTGGGAGTTTCAGCCTACACGGTTTATTATTCTCCGACAACGGAATGGTTGGATGAGAAATGGTACAAAGGTCTTGCGATCGTGAATTTCATCGGACTCGGTATGATCCTTCTCGTGGGAATTCTCGGTTTCAGAACGAAAATTTCCAAAAGAAAACTTTGGGACTGCGGCGGTAATTACGGAGGAGCGGACGTTGCGATTCCTTCGGATGGTATTTCTGATCCGTTGTTCCCTTCGTTGGGAAGATATTTCACCAATGAGGAAGGAAATTCCCGTTTAGACGAAGGTATACTTCACGGAATTATAAAATTCTTAAATACCTTTAAAACGCGCGTAAACGAGGCCGACGAAGAATCGATTTCGATCAACCTCGCGTTCTCTTCCGTAACGGTGGTGATTCTTCTGTTTTTGATTATCGGCTTGAAGTTGGTCGAGGGAGATTTATGGAAATTATTCTTAAGTACATTGACCCAGTAA
- a CDS encoding alginate export family protein, with protein sequence MTSKQKHTIKIGFTLFFLLSLGTGAVFAQNTPTAEIKPATTDPAPTAKPAETKTDDADYVSPMKKGGLSAEYNRHMFIEPELSKTVNKYSNKLWVNDWIKLGFYLRPRYESRNNLNFDKSNHAYTDRVMQTSAFYFLIDPSPYVTFKITVQDTRVWGGESPANVGDIRSGFFNNTPTLSSDPNAPGKPNNSIAPNTTSIREAFVMIKKLPLDAKVQVGRQIWAYGDQRMLGGANWTINGLSYDGARVMFDYENFSSHFFMARPYWTQSGVNGVLSANDPKVNSTTGNANPSASQSDTTLFGTYNSFKILNEAVLDVYNIDVVKKWIPQTTPASTADDVLAQNRKRQSDMLYTTGFRLTNRTNKNNLPEGKSWDWTIESAWQNGYNGQRIHKQYLGYDIPGTIEGAPLADMKTERVKYSGRFHVVQTGYTFADKLRVGAQYTYASGDNNRSDGSVGTFQTLVNPRFGVIPYWNNVAGLSENIDTKNLSSWNANITYKHEKWGMFQVAYIINDKVQKNDAWYAINGGANSIAGSALSSPVATATNATGTMATAGSTENYNGNAYTQSYSTGRNIYNELDLTWMFQVNDNVSIWTGAGFLIAGNSIRNYRNSPLLYNGSTGQFELNPSAFMKQHTSANNASVFFFQVNAAL encoded by the coding sequence ATGACTTCGAAACAAAAACACACTATAAAAATAGGTTTCACTCTGTTCTTTCTCCTTTCCTTAGGGACTGGAGCCGTTTTCGCTCAAAACACTCCGACTGCGGAAATCAAACCCGCAACAACGGATCCAGCGCCTACCGCTAAACCCGCCGAAACAAAAACGGACGATGCCGATTATGTATCTCCGATGAAAAAAGGCGGACTCAGCGCTGAATACAATCGACACATGTTTATCGAACCGGAACTTTCAAAGACGGTTAACAAATACTCGAATAAACTTTGGGTAAACGATTGGATCAAGTTGGGGTTTTATCTGAGACCCAGATACGAATCTAGAAACAACCTGAACTTCGATAAATCGAATCACGCTTATACCGATCGAGTGATGCAGACTTCCGCATTTTACTTTCTGATCGATCCGAGTCCTTACGTGACTTTTAAGATCACAGTTCAAGATACTCGCGTTTGGGGTGGAGAATCTCCGGCAAACGTAGGAGATATTCGTTCCGGTTTTTTTAACAACACTCCAACTTTAAGTTCCGATCCGAACGCGCCGGGTAAACCGAACAACTCGATCGCCCCGAACACTACGAGCATACGGGAAGCGTTTGTGATGATCAAAAAACTTCCTTTGGACGCGAAGGTTCAAGTCGGTAGACAGATTTGGGCTTACGGCGATCAAAGAATGCTCGGCGGCGCCAACTGGACGATCAACGGTTTGTCCTATGACGGTGCGCGCGTTATGTTCGATTACGAGAATTTCAGTTCTCACTTTTTTATGGCGAGACCGTATTGGACTCAGAGTGGTGTGAACGGAGTTCTTTCCGCGAACGATCCGAAAGTAAACTCCACTACGGGTAACGCAAATCCGTCCGCTTCTCAGTCGGACACGACTCTTTTCGGTACTTACAATTCTTTTAAAATACTGAACGAAGCCGTTTTAGATGTTTATAATATAGACGTCGTTAAGAAATGGATTCCTCAGACTACGCCCGCGTCCACTGCGGACGACGTTCTTGCACAAAACCGCAAAAGACAAAGCGATATGCTTTATACGACCGGTTTCAGACTTACGAACAGAACTAATAAGAACAACCTTCCCGAAGGAAAGTCTTGGGACTGGACGATTGAAAGCGCTTGGCAGAACGGTTATAACGGACAAAGAATTCACAAACAATATTTGGGTTATGATATTCCGGGCACCATCGAAGGAGCTCCACTTGCGGATATGAAAACCGAAAGAGTGAAATACTCCGGTCGTTTTCACGTAGTTCAAACCGGTTATACATTCGCGGATAAGTTGAGAGTCGGCGCGCAATATACGTATGCCTCAGGTGATAACAACCGTTCGGATGGAAGTGTCGGAACATTCCAAACTCTGGTGAATCCTCGTTTTGGTGTGATTCCTTATTGGAACAACGTAGCTGGTCTTTCCGAAAACATCGATACGAAGAACCTCAGTTCTTGGAACGCGAACATTACTTATAAACATGAAAAATGGGGTATGTTCCAAGTCGCCTATATCATCAACGATAAGGTTCAGAAAAACGACGCTTGGTATGCGATCAACGGTGGTGCAAACTCCATCGCGGGCTCCGCACTTTCTTCTCCAGTAGCAACGGCGACTAACGCAACCGGAACGATGGCGACCGCGGGTTCCACCGAGAACTACAACGGAAACGCTTACACACAATCTTATTCGACAGGCAGAAACATCTATAATGAATTGGATTTAACGTGGATGTTTCAAGTGAACGACAACGTGTCCATCTGGACCGGGGCCGGTTTCTTGATCGCCGGAAATTCGATTCGAAATTATAGAAACAGTCCTTTGCTCTACAACGGATCAACAGGTCAGTTTGAATTGAACCCATCCGCGTTTATGAAGCAACACACTTCGGCGAACAACGCCAGCGTATTCTTCTTTCAAGTGAACGCCGCTCTTTAG
- a CDS encoding sodium-dependent bicarbonate transport family permease produces MDMHAVLENVLNPPVLFFFLGMGVVFFKSDLVIPESLSKFFSMYLLFAIGFKGGHELSKTAFSQEHFFTLLACSIMALAVPIYAYFVLKIKLDKHNAAALAGSFGSISAVTFVTAGAFLHNLGVEYGGFIVAGMALMESPAIVIAVILDRLNKNKMNGGGAINWKALFHEALFGSSIYLLVGALIVGYVTGDSGWKAEKPFADDLFKGILTFFLLDMGISAARRFKELAHVGFFLIAAAIGLMIVNAALGLVLTKIIGMPVGDALMFVVLCASASYIAVPAAMKDMIPEANPSIYLTVALSIVFPINIVAGIPLYYYLVTLT; encoded by the coding sequence ATGGACATGCACGCAGTTTTAGAAAATGTGCTAAACCCCCCGGTGTTGTTCTTCTTCCTCGGGATGGGAGTGGTCTTTTTCAAATCGGATTTGGTAATCCCCGAATCATTGTCTAAATTCTTCTCAATGTATCTCCTTTTTGCCATCGGCTTTAAGGGAGGGCACGAGCTTTCCAAGACCGCCTTCAGCCAAGAGCACTTTTTCACTCTGCTCGCTTGCTCGATCATGGCGCTTGCGGTACCGATCTACGCTTATTTCGTTCTTAAGATTAAGTTAGATAAACACAACGCGGCGGCATTGGCGGGTTCTTTCGGTTCAATCAGTGCGGTGACTTTCGTTACTGCGGGCGCATTCTTGCACAACCTCGGCGTTGAATACGGCGGGTTTATCGTTGCGGGTATGGCTTTGATGGAATCCCCGGCGATCGTAATTGCGGTCATTTTGGATCGTTTGAACAAAAACAAAATGAACGGTGGCGGAGCGATCAACTGGAAGGCTTTGTTTCACGAAGCGCTTTTCGGTTCTTCTATCTATCTTCTCGTTGGAGCTTTGATCGTAGGTTATGTTACCGGTGATTCCGGTTGGAAAGCCGAGAAACCTTTTGCGGATGATCTCTTCAAAGGGATTTTGACTTTCTTCCTTTTGGATATGGGAATCTCCGCGGCTCGCAGATTTAAAGAATTGGCTCACGTTGGATTCTTCTTAATCGCGGCGGCAATCGGCCTTATGATCGTAAACGCGGCTTTAGGTTTGGTTCTTACAAAAATTATCGGAATGCCGGTTGGTGATGCTCTGATGTTCGTAGTGCTTTGCGCTTCTGCATCTTACATCGCGGTTCCAGCGGCAATGAAGGACATGATTCCGGAAGCGAACCCGAGTATTTATCTCACGGTTGCTCTTTCTATCGTGTTCCCGATCAACATTGTAGCGGGAATTCCTCTCTACTACTACTTGGTGACTTTGACCTAA
- a CDS encoding helix-turn-helix domain-containing protein, protein MYKNLTSNFKIFTLILGVFISFSPILAHPESVLLDQDTSSKNISSLIEYRYRGQQFAGCSPEHIVGLEDLEWHPISSNVLRVKRTPFGNWLRFSVHNPEPIVQSRILLLGWLNVPDTQLCFFDKNGKFVSASSGYSGSTSDEKVLASLPHFRMDLDPNETRIYYLFVVSNEDINYRIRMLGLEDYELHKRLRSIIPYSIIGIVAIAVFYSLFGYYRFKSPIFITLPLYIVSVLITFYFLHGRSFAEIAGNTNNLFRHSYFLFLAISHIFLFLYLFTIDRANQKKVYRSMFFWIAGALGALYSLIPLLQSWYDHRILLLVATVGLSSYYFIRVHYQFFRPNSPIGLLYTASWTAFLLLDTYKTIFHFDFYPFNSFSVFGVVLFLPFHSILASFALNEFFNRRTAQETEDKESAQTRKSTTSSLNVSEIVQNVKNLLEKKKIYLQKSLKEENIAKELGLSLHQLSEIINVEFGNNFPSLINQYRIEESKKLLLDHPDETTAEIGSRAGFSSKSTFYLEFKKFTGTNPNAYRRKKMKGEAAFGKRI, encoded by the coding sequence ATGTATAAGAATCTAACGTCGAATTTTAAAATTTTTACGCTGATTCTCGGTGTTTTTATTTCATTTTCTCCGATTCTCGCTCACCCTGAATCCGTATTGCTGGATCAGGATACTTCCTCCAAAAACATCAGCTCTTTGATAGAGTATCGATACAGAGGTCAGCAGTTCGCGGGTTGTTCGCCGGAACATATAGTAGGTTTGGAAGATCTCGAATGGCATCCGATTTCTAGTAACGTCCTTCGAGTCAAAAGAACTCCTTTCGGAAATTGGCTTCGTTTCAGCGTCCACAACCCGGAACCGATCGTTCAAAGTAGAATTCTCTTATTGGGCTGGCTGAACGTTCCGGATACACAGCTTTGTTTTTTTGATAAGAATGGAAAATTCGTCTCGGCGAGTTCCGGGTATTCCGGTTCGACATCGGATGAGAAAGTTCTCGCGTCCTTACCTCATTTCAGAATGGATCTGGATCCGAACGAAACCCGAATCTATTATCTTTTCGTAGTCTCGAACGAGGACATCAATTACAGAATCCGAATGCTCGGATTGGAAGACTATGAACTTCATAAAAGACTCAGATCCATCATTCCTTATTCGATCATAGGAATCGTTGCGATCGCCGTTTTCTATTCTCTCTTCGGGTATTACCGTTTTAAAAGCCCGATCTTTATTACACTTCCATTGTATATCGTTTCGGTGTTGATCACGTTCTACTTTTTACACGGTCGAAGTTTCGCGGAAATCGCGGGAAACACGAACAACCTGTTCAGACACAGTTATTTTCTATTCCTTGCGATCTCGCACATCTTCCTGTTTTTGTATCTATTTACGATCGATAGGGCCAATCAGAAAAAAGTGTATCGATCCATGTTCTTTTGGATCGCGGGAGCGTTAGGAGCTTTATATTCATTGATTCCGCTTTTACAATCCTGGTACGATCATAGAATTCTTCTCTTAGTTGCGACCGTCGGACTTTCTTCTTATTATTTTATCCGAGTTCATTATCAATTCTTTCGCCCGAATTCTCCGATCGGTTTGCTTTATACCGCGTCCTGGACTGCGTTTCTTCTTTTGGATACCTACAAAACGATATTCCATTTTGATTTTTATCCGTTTAATTCGTTTTCGGTTTTCGGGGTAGTCCTGTTTCTTCCGTTCCATTCTATCTTGGCGAGTTTCGCCTTAAACGAGTTTTTCAACAGAAGAACCGCGCAGGAAACCGAGGACAAAGAATCCGCACAAACCAGAAAGTCTACTACGAGTTCCTTAAACGTAAGCGAGATCGTTCAAAACGTTAAGAATCTTTTGGAAAAGAAAAAGATATACCTGCAGAAATCCTTGAAAGAAGAGAATATCGCCAAAGAACTCGGTTTAAGTCTTCATCAACTTTCCGAAATCATCAACGTAGAATTCGGAAATAATTTTCCTTCTCTGATCAATCAATACAGAATCGAAGAATCCAAAAAATTACTTCTGGATCATCCCGACGAAACCACCGCGGAGATCGGAAGCCGCGCCGGATTCAGTTCCAAATCCACCTTTTATCTCGAATTCAAAAAGTTTACCGGAACCAATCCGAACGCATATCGCAGAAAGAAGATGAAAGGCGAAGCCGCCTTCGGTAAACGAATCTAA
- a CDS encoding FecR family protein, whose amino-acid sequence MRTKILSALTLAILIFCSNFSCRFISSLLIKEEPVPSGMIIVFRSGDAEIVRSGKKLKPSVGLILKENDQLQTASGSIDIQTGNGEIIRVKSYTKLVLKNISNPQKKETNLYVQAGELLIKTNKLKTNESFYISTPTTVAGVRGTTFSFELTNGKPPKVKVYEGAVAISFKIPKEILADKEAQDKELYQEFITFLEKNEVVLENGEASYVKPDLDHMIQLILTRMEQNEEIAKEFETIQKMENHSPEKSAFTESPQETAEIETLVQADSNLVAKALTESNPDPNQPMISSISSEIQNDQNSKLDQALENIQTKAEASGLKDEAKIKEYYNVLEIVVKEDGTKLSGAIVTQIGDRLILHTPSGVVRINKNEINYVDYHTFQIKTKAK is encoded by the coding sequence ATGCGAACTAAAATCCTTTCCGCGTTGACTCTCGCGATTCTAATATTCTGTTCTAATTTTTCTTGCCGTTTTATTTCATCCTTGTTGATCAAGGAAGAACCGGTTCCTTCCGGAATGATCATCGTTTTCCGAAGCGGTGACGCGGAAATCGTTCGAAGCGGAAAAAAATTAAAACCTTCGGTCGGTTTGATTCTAAAGGAGAACGATCAACTTCAAACCGCTTCGGGATCGATCGACATTCAAACCGGAAACGGCGAAATCATCCGCGTAAAATCCTATACGAAACTCGTTCTAAAAAATATTTCCAACCCGCAGAAAAAGGAAACGAATCTCTATGTGCAAGCGGGAGAATTATTGATTAAAACCAATAAACTCAAAACGAACGAATCGTTTTACATTTCCACTCCGACGACGGTTGCGGGTGTTCGAGGAACTACATTCTCCTTTGAACTTACCAACGGAAAACCTCCCAAAGTTAAAGTTTACGAAGGCGCCGTCGCGATCAGTTTCAAAATTCCTAAGGAAATTCTCGCGGACAAAGAAGCTCAGGATAAGGAACTCTATCAGGAATTCATAACGTTCTTGGAAAAGAACGAAGTCGTTTTAGAAAACGGAGAAGCTTCTTATGTGAAACCGGATCTCGATCACATGATCCAACTCATCTTAACGAGAATGGAACAAAACGAAGAAATCGCCAAGGAATTCGAAACGATTCAAAAGATGGAGAATCATTCTCCCGAAAAATCCGCATTTACCGAATCTCCTCAAGAAACTGCGGAAATCGAAACCCTCGTTCAAGCGGATTCAAATCTTGTCGCGAAGGCTCTAACCGAATCCAATCCGGATCCGAATCAACCGATGATTTCTTCGATTTCTTCCGAGATTCAAAACGACCAAAATTCCAAACTGGATCAAGCCTTGGAAAATATCCAAACTAAAGCGGAAGCGAGCGGACTCAAGGACGAAGCCAAAATCAAGGAATACTACAACGTCCTCGAGATCGTAGTTAAGGAAGACGGCACAAAACTATCCGGCGCGATCGTTACCCAAATCGGCGATCGTTTGATTCTTCATACTCCGAGCGGAGTCGTTCGTATTAATAAAAACGAAATCAACTACGTGGATTATCATACCTTCCAGATCAAAACGAAGGCCAAATAA